Proteins co-encoded in one Symmachiella macrocystis genomic window:
- a CDS encoding glycosyltransferase family 2 protein — translation MPTQTSMSNSETASDEKTGRVVAVMPAYNAATTLRKTLADIPAGTVDEIVLVDDCSSDNTVELARELGLTVIEHEHNLGYGGNQKTCYRYALEHQAEFIVMIHPDYQYDSRVIPLAVEILRLGICDCVLGSRIRTRKEALDGGMPPYKYFANRMLTIVENIALGQNLGDFHSGFRAYRREVIETIPFERNSDDFVFDSQFLAQAVRFGFKLGDIPVPVRYFAEASSINFQRSLKYGITTLGVLTQYWAHKLRLTRNPLFQPTDPA, via the coding sequence ATGCCCACACAGACTTCCATGAGTAATTCCGAGACTGCGTCTGACGAAAAAACAGGCCGCGTTGTCGCCGTGATGCCGGCCTACAATGCCGCTACGACACTCCGTAAAACCTTGGCCGATATTCCCGCTGGGACCGTCGACGAGATCGTGCTGGTCGACGACTGTAGCAGCGACAACACGGTCGAACTCGCCCGCGAATTGGGACTGACGGTGATTGAGCACGAGCACAACCTGGGCTACGGAGGCAACCAAAAGACCTGTTACCGCTACGCTCTGGAACATCAAGCTGAGTTTATCGTGATGATCCATCCCGACTATCAATACGACAGTCGCGTGATCCCGTTGGCCGTTGAAATCCTGCGGTTGGGAATCTGCGATTGCGTACTCGGTTCGCGGATTCGCACGCGAAAAGAAGCCCTGGATGGGGGCATGCCGCCGTACAAGTATTTCGCCAATCGGATGCTGACGATCGTGGAGAATATCGCACTGGGGCAGAATCTGGGCGACTTCCACAGCGGCTTTCGCGCTTACCGCCGCGAAGTCATAGAAACCATCCCGTTTGAGCGCAACTCGGATGACTTTGTCTTCGACAGCCAATTTCTCGCACAGGCTGTCCGTTTCGGATTCAAACTGGGAGACATCCCGGTTCCCGTCCGCTACTTTGCCGAAGCCTCAAGCATCAACTTTCAGCGAAGTCTCAAATACGGCATCACCACGTTGGGTGTCTTAACGCAGTATTGGGCACACAAACTACGACTCACCCGCAACCCGCTGTTTCAACCAACCGATCCCGCCTAG
- a CDS encoding RNA polymerase sigma factor, producing the protein MLDWMCCGIDQCPSGTGVAVRLDDAEIMQRVKTGDVALFDELVRRYREPLLHVAWSKLGHREWAEDVVQEAFLAAYAARETYNPDFSFRTWLWTILLNLCRRQWKRRAVKGQELTQAFQSERGPSEPGQAGFQEPICHDCGLAQMLETEQRQNVLRMIAQLPEPQGDAIRLRFFAGLKFDEIAAAMESAVSTAKVRVRNGLRELTQQLQNDDEGPPGRGPWG; encoded by the coding sequence ATGTTAGACTGGATGTGTTGTGGAATTGATCAATGTCCAAGCGGTACAGGTGTGGCTGTGCGACTTGATGATGCGGAAATCATGCAGCGGGTGAAAACGGGTGATGTCGCCTTGTTTGACGAACTCGTGCGCCGTTATCGCGAGCCGCTGTTGCATGTTGCTTGGAGTAAATTGGGACATCGCGAGTGGGCTGAGGATGTGGTGCAGGAGGCCTTTTTGGCCGCTTATGCCGCGCGAGAGACCTACAACCCCGACTTTTCGTTTCGCACCTGGTTGTGGACGATTCTGCTGAATCTTTGCCGCCGGCAATGGAAACGCCGCGCTGTGAAGGGGCAGGAACTGACACAAGCGTTTCAGTCCGAACGCGGGCCAAGCGAACCAGGGCAGGCTGGGTTTCAAGAACCGATTTGCCACGACTGCGGATTGGCGCAGATGTTGGAGACGGAGCAACGTCAAAATGTGCTGCGGATGATTGCCCAACTTCCCGAACCGCAAGGGGACGCGATCCGTTTGCGGTTTTTTGCCGGTTTGAAATTCGACGAGATCGCCGCTGCCATGGAAAGTGCGGTCAGCACAGCCAAGGTTCGTGTCCGCAACGGCCTGCGGGAATTGACGCAGCAATTGCAAAACGACGACGAAGGTCCGCCGGGGCGCGGGCCTTGGGGTTGA
- a CDS encoding TAXI family TRAP transporter solute-binding subunit, whose product MTDHKRILTQWCVPVGACLTMAATLFMAGCGGGGNGDGTGGGNGSGGGRQFLDMGTAPAGGAFFTVGNALAEVLNSQKGDNDWKVTAKGTKGTQENIRGIDSGKLKLGLANAAITYFAVRGEEGWDKKYPIKSVMTLAPNVAMFISKEGGGPQTITELKGKRVVVGPSGAGFEFFIKPLLEEHGVTYDDFIPSNNTQSAAVDELGDGAVDAAFLGGAVPTASITQACSTHDIHFIPFDEAAKASLIEKYPFFHPATIKADVYSDLTEDFEGLNVGSMQLITHADVDEEMIYQVTKTIYENASEVQKKHAAGKAINPKVVVRNTGTEFHPGAIRYYKEIGIWPNADAAEPAGEEPAAKEESAE is encoded by the coding sequence ATGACAGATCATAAACGTATTCTGACCCAATGGTGCGTCCCGGTCGGCGCTTGTCTCACGATGGCAGCGACGCTCTTCATGGCTGGTTGCGGAGGTGGCGGTAACGGCGATGGGACGGGCGGAGGAAATGGCAGCGGCGGTGGACGGCAATTTTTGGATATGGGCACAGCCCCGGCCGGCGGAGCATTCTTCACCGTTGGAAACGCGCTGGCTGAGGTGCTCAATTCGCAAAAAGGGGACAACGACTGGAAAGTCACCGCCAAAGGGACCAAAGGGACGCAGGAGAACATTCGCGGGATTGATTCCGGCAAGTTGAAATTGGGTCTGGCCAATGCTGCGATTACCTATTTTGCCGTACGCGGCGAAGAGGGTTGGGACAAAAAATATCCCATCAAATCGGTGATGACGCTGGCCCCCAATGTGGCCATGTTCATTTCCAAAGAGGGCGGCGGCCCCCAAACTATTACCGAACTCAAAGGCAAACGCGTTGTGGTCGGTCCCTCGGGCGCGGGATTTGAATTCTTTATCAAACCGCTGCTGGAAGAGCACGGCGTGACTTACGACGATTTTATTCCTTCGAACAACACTCAATCGGCCGCCGTGGACGAACTGGGCGATGGCGCTGTCGACGCAGCCTTTTTGGGCGGAGCGGTCCCCACAGCGTCGATCACACAGGCTTGTTCGACGCACGACATCCATTTCATCCCGTTTGATGAAGCCGCCAAAGCGTCGCTGATTGAAAAGTATCCCTTCTTCCATCCGGCGACCATCAAAGCGGATGTTTATTCCGATTTGACGGAGGACTTTGAAGGCTTGAATGTCGGCAGCATGCAACTCATCACACACGCCGACGTCGATGAGGAAATGATCTATCAGGTCACCAAGACCATCTATGAGAACGCCAGCGAAGTGCAAAAGAAGCATGCTGCGGGGAAAGCGATTAATCCCAAGGTTGTCGTGCGTAACACCGGCACCGAGTTCCACCCCGGCGCGATTCGCTACTACAAGGAAATCGGCATCTGGCCCAATGCAGACGCCGCTGAGCCTGCCGGTGAAGAACCCGCTGCCAAAGAAGAATCCGCTGAATAG
- a CDS encoding DUF447 domain-containing protein: MILEGIVTTLDTTGRLNVAPMGPIVDEAMASLILRPFKTSQTYQNLRQRPQGVFHVVDDVLLLAEAAIGLPTAPLVTRPAEVIEGTILEDACRWYEFEIDDFDDSQERTTLQARVVHTGRLRDFFGFNRAKHAVLEAAILATRVHLLPAAEIATQMDALAILVEKTGGDRERTAFTLLRDYIEGAEVSEDS; encoded by the coding sequence ATGATTTTGGAAGGTATTGTTACAACGCTGGATACCACGGGGCGGCTGAATGTGGCTCCGATGGGACCGATTGTGGATGAGGCGATGGCCTCACTCATTCTCCGGCCTTTCAAGACGTCGCAGACCTATCAAAACCTCCGCCAACGCCCACAAGGTGTCTTCCACGTAGTCGACGATGTGTTGTTGCTGGCCGAGGCCGCCATCGGACTCCCCACCGCTCCGCTCGTCACACGGCCGGCCGAGGTGATCGAGGGCACGATCTTGGAAGATGCCTGCCGCTGGTATGAATTCGAAATCGACGACTTCGATGATTCCCAAGAACGGACCACTCTCCAAGCACGAGTCGTACACACAGGCCGCCTCCGCGATTTCTTCGGCTTCAACCGCGCCAAACATGCGGTCTTAGAAGCTGCAATTTTGGCAACGCGGGTGCATCTGTTGCCCGCTGCGGAAATCGCCACACAGATGGACGCATTAGCCATCCTCGTCGAAAAGACCGGCGGCGACCGGGAGCGAACGGCCTTTACGCTGCTGCGAGATTACATCGAAGGGGCGGAAGTTTCAGAGGATAGTTGA
- a CDS encoding BamA/OMP85 family outer membrane protein encodes MLVFVTAGSVSPELGLRVAAAQEFETTSVREQGLLKIRRVEVEGNRTIPVDAIARKIMIRPDQEVTSQQIRAEVQSLHKTRWFFDVKPNLREADDGDGYVLVFKVRERPILQDVVYKGNEEIKTKQLAAITNLRKGSAFDVSLNRDSVRAIESYYQEKGFIHCKVTLEKGDHEDDREVVFVIDEGPKVVVTKIKFEGNDFFSGPLLRTKVVTKTRKLGFFGGKFDPASIPDDIVALKEYYFSLGFFDVKIENDVKQSKDGSKVQLTYTIDEGIRYKVGEIRFNGPRVIAEETFREQLKLREGDEFDERKLNTDIAMIKAAYGKLGRIFAVVNTGSKYYDEPGKMDLVFDVNEDQPYRINKIIVKFKGEYPTTKESTVLDRIPIKPGDLADPAVLKLAKSRLEGSQLFAGRGQPGAPPSLEVKQIDNEQVENAAREVVRAQYTDAPAQNPIVSNSPQGDPFGDSLGLPQADWVDSRMLDLEVGVEEAQTGRLMIGAGVNSDSGLVGSVVLDERNFDIFRPPTSWDDIWSGRAWRGAGQQFRLEAVPGTVVNRYLANWRDPYAFTLFDRDVSFGVSGFFFNRIYNDWDEQRLGGRVTLGMQLDREWSIGTAFRLEDVEISNPDVPTPPSLAEAVGNNFLSTVRTSVSHDTRDAAFLPSEGHFVEAAYEQAFGDYSYPKFELEGSQYFQVGSRADGSGRQIVTLRGQFGYTGEDTPIFEKFYAGGYQSFRGFRFRGVSPREFDVTVGGEFLTLGTVEYMVPLMANDSVQAVVFSDFGTVEENVTFRHFRASVGAGLRITVPALGPVPLALDWAVPVADQPYDDRQLFAFYFGVFN; translated from the coding sequence GTGCTGGTGTTTGTTACGGCGGGTTCGGTCTCGCCGGAATTGGGATTGCGCGTCGCCGCCGCACAGGAGTTTGAAACCACATCCGTGCGCGAGCAGGGTCTGCTCAAGATTCGTCGCGTGGAAGTGGAAGGCAACCGCACCATTCCCGTCGATGCGATCGCCCGCAAAATTATGATCCGCCCGGACCAAGAGGTCACCTCACAACAAATCCGCGCCGAAGTTCAATCGTTACACAAGACACGCTGGTTCTTCGATGTGAAGCCGAATCTCCGCGAGGCGGACGATGGCGATGGGTACGTATTGGTGTTCAAAGTTCGCGAACGACCGATCTTGCAGGACGTGGTCTACAAAGGTAACGAGGAAATCAAAACCAAGCAGCTTGCGGCGATTACGAATCTGCGCAAAGGAAGTGCGTTCGACGTCAGCTTGAACCGTGATTCGGTGCGGGCGATTGAATCGTACTACCAAGAAAAAGGATTCATTCACTGTAAAGTGACGTTGGAGAAGGGGGACCACGAGGATGACCGTGAAGTGGTCTTTGTGATCGATGAAGGTCCCAAGGTTGTCGTCACCAAAATCAAATTCGAAGGAAACGATTTCTTTTCCGGACCGTTGTTGAGAACTAAAGTCGTTACCAAAACACGTAAGTTGGGATTCTTCGGCGGGAAATTCGACCCGGCCAGCATTCCCGACGATATCGTGGCCCTGAAGGAATACTATTTTAGTCTGGGATTCTTTGACGTCAAAATTGAAAACGACGTCAAGCAGTCCAAGGACGGCTCGAAGGTGCAGCTCACCTATACGATCGACGAAGGAATTCGTTATAAGGTCGGCGAAATTCGCTTTAACGGCCCTCGCGTGATTGCCGAGGAGACGTTTCGCGAACAACTCAAACTGCGCGAAGGGGATGAGTTCGACGAACGAAAACTGAACACCGACATCGCCATGATCAAAGCGGCCTACGGCAAATTGGGCCGGATTTTTGCGGTCGTGAATACCGGGTCGAAGTATTACGACGAACCGGGCAAGATGGATTTGGTGTTTGACGTCAACGAAGATCAGCCATATCGCATCAATAAAATTATTGTCAAATTCAAAGGCGAGTATCCGACGACTAAAGAGTCGACGGTCTTAGATCGCATTCCGATCAAACCGGGCGACTTGGCCGATCCGGCCGTGTTGAAGTTGGCAAAAAGTCGATTGGAAGGCTCGCAGTTGTTTGCCGGCCGAGGCCAACCGGGGGCGCCTCCCTCGTTGGAAGTCAAACAAATCGACAATGAACAAGTTGAAAATGCCGCGCGGGAGGTGGTTCGCGCCCAATACACCGATGCACCCGCACAGAATCCGATCGTGAGTAACAGCCCGCAAGGGGATCCCTTTGGCGACTCCTTGGGACTTCCGCAGGCTGACTGGGTCGATTCTCGGATGTTGGACTTGGAAGTGGGAGTCGAAGAAGCACAGACCGGACGGTTGATGATCGGTGCTGGTGTGAACAGTGATAGCGGATTGGTTGGATCGGTGGTGTTGGATGAACGCAACTTTGACATTTTTCGTCCCCCGACCAGTTGGGATGACATCTGGTCCGGACGGGCCTGGCGAGGAGCGGGTCAGCAATTCCGTTTGGAAGCCGTGCCCGGTACGGTCGTGAATCGGTATTTGGCCAACTGGCGCGATCCCTATGCGTTTACATTGTTTGACCGTGACGTGAGTTTTGGAGTCAGCGGATTCTTCTTCAATCGGATTTATAACGACTGGGATGAACAACGTTTAGGGGGCCGCGTCACCCTGGGGATGCAACTCGATCGCGAATGGTCCATTGGAACGGCGTTCCGTTTGGAAGATGTCGAAATCTCGAATCCCGACGTTCCGACACCCCCTTCGTTGGCAGAAGCAGTGGGCAACAATTTTCTGTCGACCGTACGCACCAGCGTTTCTCACGACACGCGTGATGCGGCGTTCTTGCCGAGCGAAGGACACTTCGTCGAAGCCGCCTATGAGCAGGCGTTTGGCGATTACAGTTACCCGAAATTTGAACTCGAAGGCAGCCAGTATTTTCAAGTGGGCTCGCGTGCCGATGGCAGTGGTCGCCAAATCGTGACTCTGCGGGGCCAATTTGGATACACCGGCGAAGATACGCCGATCTTCGAGAAGTTCTATGCTGGGGGTTACCAAAGCTTTCGTGGTTTCCGTTTTCGCGGCGTTTCACCGCGGGAGTTCGACGTAACGGTCGGTGGGGAATTCCTGACATTGGGAACGGTGGAATACATGGTGCCGTTGATGGCCAACGACAGTGTGCAGGCGGTTGTCTTCTCCGACTTTGGTACGGTTGAGGAAAACGTCACCTTCCGCCACTTCCGAGCCTCGGTGGGTGCCGGTCTGCGAATCACAGTTCCCGCCTTGGGACCCGTGCCGTTGGCCCTCGACTGGGCTGTGCCTGTGGCCGACCAACCGTACGACGACCGGCAGTTGTTCGCGTTCTACTTTGGTGTGTTTAACTAA
- a CDS encoding ATP-binding protein: MTANTSSQWGGWTAVYRLGIAVIGVLILVVSFTLRDHIGAVLWSTAAAIGTLMVISWLVHFLVERRMRQPLQDLALVLEKMTEGRFDMPLSATTAVAYPGLAESLAKMSVLVAGRIRQLKTERDQLRIVIDSLAEGVIAVDSEQRIILAGGAACRMFGLTEGTALGRPIWELIRNPPLQEWITTALKQSAPIQGEMQIHTPKTRILAMSVARLAGKPAPGAVVVAHDITEIRRLEKVRQEFVANASHELKTPITSIRAYVETLLSGAIDDVDHRIGFLNTIDEQAGRLDATVRDLLTLAHIEADDANPAPAPTDIAHIAQRCKEHHRPAADRKHVTVTLHAPETPVIVPIGDEALDTILSNLVDNAIKYTSEEGSVTVSWYAEESQGVIVVEDTGIGIPQKHLDRIFERFYRVDRGRSRDQGGTGLGLAIVKHMLQSADGQIELSSTVGRGTTFTLRFPLAQPS; the protein is encoded by the coding sequence TTGACCGCAAACACCTCTTCACAGTGGGGCGGATGGACCGCCGTTTACCGCTTGGGAATCGCGGTCATCGGCGTATTGATTCTCGTCGTTTCCTTCACATTGCGGGATCATATCGGTGCCGTACTGTGGAGCACCGCAGCGGCAATTGGCACCTTGATGGTCATCTCGTGGCTGGTCCATTTTTTAGTGGAGCGCCGCATGCGCCAACCTCTGCAGGACTTGGCCCTCGTGCTGGAAAAAATGACCGAAGGCCGCTTTGACATGCCCCTTTCCGCCACCACGGCGGTCGCCTACCCGGGCTTGGCGGAATCTTTGGCCAAAATGTCGGTCCTCGTTGCCGGACGAATACGTCAGCTGAAAACCGAACGGGACCAATTACGGATTGTGATCGACAGCCTGGCCGAAGGTGTCATCGCCGTCGATTCGGAACAACGGATCATACTCGCCGGCGGCGCAGCGTGTCGCATGTTCGGCTTGACCGAAGGGACCGCGCTCGGCCGCCCGATTTGGGAGTTGATTCGCAATCCGCCATTGCAGGAATGGATCACAACAGCTCTCAAACAATCGGCGCCCATTCAGGGGGAGATGCAAATCCATACTCCCAAGACGCGAATCTTGGCAATGAGCGTCGCCCGCTTGGCCGGGAAGCCGGCGCCGGGAGCAGTGGTCGTCGCGCACGACATCACTGAGATTCGTCGCTTAGAAAAAGTCCGGCAGGAATTTGTCGCCAATGCTTCCCACGAACTCAAAACACCGATCACCTCGATCCGTGCCTACGTGGAAACACTGCTCAGCGGAGCCATCGATGACGTCGATCATCGCATCGGGTTTTTGAATACGATTGACGAACAAGCGGGGCGTTTAGACGCGACCGTGCGGGACCTGTTGACGTTGGCACATATTGAAGCCGATGATGCAAATCCAGCTCCTGCGCCCACCGACATAGCCCACATCGCCCAGCGCTGCAAAGAACACCATCGCCCAGCCGCTGACCGCAAGCATGTGACCGTCACGCTACACGCGCCCGAAACTCCGGTAATCGTGCCCATTGGCGACGAAGCCCTGGATACGATCCTATCCAATCTGGTGGACAACGCCATCAAATACACGTCGGAAGAAGGTTCTGTGACGGTCTCTTGGTACGCCGAAGAATCGCAGGGAGTGATCGTCGTCGAGGATACCGGCATCGGTATTCCCCAAAAACATCTCGACCGCATCTTCGAACGCTTCTACCGCGTCGACCGCGGCCGTTCACGCGACCAAGGGGGAACCGGCCTGGGGTTGGCGATCGTCAAGCACATGCTGCAGTCGGCCGACGGCCAAATCGAACTCTCCAGCACAGTCGGCCGCGGCACGACATTCACATTGCGATTTCCATTGGCACAGCCCTCGTAA
- a CDS encoding TRAP transporter permease, with protein sequence MIERIKGALIPTLAVVLCLFTLLEVNSFTHLLQQEQSKLAVFAMLGMVLCFLTFPLHKKLEHSKISQLFDFVLAAGTVACCGYVVVQMEPLFESWWIDGQSLGNRAGMNLPVDMYVGLVGLVLVLEATRRSIGLALPILAVAFLLFAYFGRSLPDWAFPHSGLDLDGIASSTFLQSTGIFGVALNVMFKYVFLFVIFGAMLEITGGTQFIIDFSEKIFGGSAGGPAKIAVLGSGLMGSLSGSAVANAVTTGTFTIPMMRNAGFKPHIAGGITAAAASGGALVPPIMGAGAYMMLEIVNPKGGFVSIMRAAIVPAILYYFSIFMIVHFSAKRIGAHEVDESESKDRTIWHLLFSFEGIVFFGALGSLIGFLLVPYSAFRAVTFTLGVILVLGRLPIAASFILLWTVAVILLTRNHFEGFQATTIGAITLLELLPVLWVFLFSRVFPEQWLLLRNWLFRDNPRKINFRMIRDALVKSARGGVSLIAASACVGIIIGIVQATGVAGDFNSEIAKVVEHNLFFALVGIMTVSIVLGMGVPSAVCYLLMATLMGPLLGELGVPLLAAHMFIFYFGMMSMVTPPVALAAYASASIAGSTIMRTAFAAFRFSLIGFVLPYMFIYRPELLLMNINGGPANWGLVVVEVGIAVLGTVALAAGITGFMFQRFSDQTRMIALVSAVLLLAPHKIEIAADDPPFNTVRIMMTTAGAALFLILAVTNRMAGKKS encoded by the coding sequence ATGATTGAGCGGATTAAGGGCGCGCTAATTCCGACATTAGCCGTCGTGTTGTGTCTGTTCACGTTGCTGGAGGTGAACAGCTTCACGCACTTGTTACAGCAGGAACAATCCAAGCTGGCCGTCTTTGCCATGCTGGGAATGGTGCTCTGTTTCCTTACCTTTCCACTGCACAAAAAACTTGAGCATTCGAAAATTTCGCAACTGTTCGATTTCGTGTTGGCGGCTGGGACGGTGGCGTGCTGCGGGTATGTGGTCGTGCAAATGGAGCCGTTGTTCGAGAGCTGGTGGATCGACGGTCAGTCGTTGGGCAATCGCGCGGGCATGAACCTTCCGGTCGACATGTACGTGGGACTGGTCGGTCTGGTGCTGGTGTTGGAAGCCACTCGTCGTTCGATCGGATTGGCGTTGCCGATTCTCGCCGTCGCTTTTTTGTTGTTCGCGTATTTTGGTCGCTCATTGCCGGATTGGGCGTTTCCGCACTCCGGTTTAGACCTAGACGGAATAGCCTCAAGTACATTCCTGCAAAGCACCGGTATTTTCGGTGTGGCTCTGAATGTGATGTTCAAATACGTGTTCTTGTTCGTGATCTTCGGCGCGATGCTGGAAATCACCGGCGGCACGCAGTTCATCATCGACTTTTCCGAAAAAATATTCGGCGGCAGCGCCGGTGGTCCGGCCAAGATCGCTGTTTTGGGCAGTGGGTTGATGGGTTCGCTGTCCGGCAGTGCGGTCGCCAATGCCGTCACCACCGGCACGTTCACGATTCCCATGATGCGCAACGCCGGATTCAAGCCGCACATTGCCGGAGGCATCACGGCCGCCGCTGCGTCGGGAGGAGCATTGGTCCCGCCAATTATGGGCGCGGGTGCTTACATGATGCTGGAGATCGTCAATCCCAAAGGAGGATTCGTCTCAATCATGAGGGCGGCCATTGTGCCGGCAATCCTCTACTACTTTTCGATCTTCATGATCGTACACTTTTCGGCCAAACGCATCGGTGCGCATGAGGTCGATGAGTCTGAAAGCAAAGACCGCACGATTTGGCATTTGCTGTTTTCATTTGAAGGCATCGTGTTCTTTGGGGCCTTAGGTTCGCTGATCGGGTTTTTACTTGTCCCGTATTCTGCGTTCCGAGCAGTAACTTTCACGCTCGGGGTGATTCTTGTTTTGGGCCGATTGCCGATCGCTGCAAGTTTTATCCTCCTTTGGACCGTGGCCGTCATTCTCTTGACTCGGAATCACTTCGAAGGATTCCAAGCGACAACGATTGGCGCAATCACACTTTTGGAACTCCTTCCAGTTCTCTGGGTTTTTCTGTTCAGTCGAGTTTTTCCTGAGCAATGGCTGTTGCTACGGAATTGGCTTTTTCGGGACAATCCGCGCAAAATCAATTTTCGGATGATTCGCGATGCACTCGTGAAATCGGCCCGCGGCGGGGTATCGCTGATTGCCGCTAGTGCCTGTGTGGGGATCATCATCGGGATTGTTCAAGCCACCGGTGTTGCCGGCGATTTCAATAGCGAGATTGCCAAGGTGGTCGAGCACAATCTGTTTTTCGCGCTCGTGGGTATCATGACGGTTTCGATTGTTTTGGGCATGGGAGTTCCCTCGGCCGTTTGTTATTTACTGATGGCGACGCTCATGGGGCCGCTGTTGGGTGAATTGGGCGTACCGTTGTTGGCCGCCCACATGTTCATCTTCTATTTTGGCATGATGTCCATGGTCACTCCCCCGGTGGCGCTAGCTGCCTACGCCAGTGCTTCGATTGCCGGTTCGACGATCATGCGGACCGCCTTTGCTGCTTTTCGATTTTCTCTCATCGGGTTTGTGCTCCCCTACATGTTCATCTATCGCCCGGAACTGTTGCTGATGAATATCAACGGAGGACCGGCAAACTGGGGACTTGTGGTGGTCGAAGTCGGGATTGCCGTGCTGGGAACGGTTGCCTTGGCGGCGGGGATTACCGGGTTTATGTTTCAGCGGTTCAGCGACCAAACCCGCATGATCGCCTTGGTGTCGGCAGTGCTGTTATTGGCCCCCCACAAGATCGAAATTGCCGCCGACGATCCGCCCTTTAACACGGTCCGCATTATGATGACCACAGCCGGGGCGGCGTTGTTTCTTATCCTAGCAGTCACCAACCGCATGGCGGGTAAAAAGTCTTAA
- a CDS encoding RidA family protein, whose amino-acid sequence MTNWQILTASIVVAALSVSPCRADDTRISVIETDPQTGLAVAVSIDNVALAHTSQLLPLDDDGKLIGPDDAPAQTQALLTQLPDVLKLADTDLTRVVKLNVYLADDAQADAVQTVLKKQLAHHAQPAITFVSGTLAQPGVLVALDAVAAIPGDGPPQVSHISLPGAAQERPATVSILPRGGVVYISGQAEKGDDLAARTRNTLANLEKTLKFLSLKRAQVVQLKSFLNPMTDLAVVEDEIAAHFQGGPLPAHVPVEWTATDSIEIELIAYLPAANGDADQAPLTFSTPPWMTSSPVFSRVATVGTGRRVYISGLYGNSATAQVPEIFKRLATILKKSQSDFDHLAKATYYVSDAAVSSALNDYRPQVYNPQRPPAASKAAVRGVGRTGRTITLDMIAVIPN is encoded by the coding sequence ATGACGAACTGGCAAATTCTAACGGCAAGCATAGTGGTGGCCGCCTTATCTGTTTCCCCATGCCGTGCAGACGACACCCGCATCTCAGTGATCGAAACCGATCCGCAAACCGGGCTTGCCGTTGCCGTCAGCATCGACAACGTGGCGTTGGCCCACACCTCGCAGCTGTTGCCTTTGGACGACGACGGAAAACTGATCGGTCCAGACGATGCACCAGCCCAAACACAGGCGCTGCTCACGCAACTGCCGGACGTCCTCAAACTAGCCGACACGGACCTAACACGCGTCGTCAAACTCAACGTCTATCTCGCTGATGACGCACAAGCAGATGCCGTGCAAACTGTGCTGAAAAAACAACTCGCCCACCACGCCCAACCGGCGATCACATTCGTCTCGGGAACCTTGGCACAACCGGGCGTATTAGTCGCGCTGGATGCCGTCGCAGCTATTCCCGGCGACGGTCCGCCACAGGTTTCACATATTTCCCTCCCCGGCGCTGCCCAGGAACGCCCGGCAACGGTTTCGATTCTGCCGCGCGGCGGTGTGGTGTATATCTCCGGACAAGCGGAAAAAGGGGACGACCTCGCCGCTCGCACGCGCAACACATTGGCCAATCTGGAGAAGACCCTGAAGTTTCTGAGTTTGAAACGCGCACAAGTCGTTCAGCTCAAATCATTCTTGAATCCCATGACCGACTTGGCCGTCGTCGAAGATGAAATCGCCGCACACTTTCAAGGCGGCCCTCTTCCCGCGCATGTCCCTGTCGAGTGGACTGCAACCGATAGCATCGAAATCGAGTTGATCGCCTACCTCCCCGCAGCCAACGGCGATGCCGATCAAGCACCGTTGACATTCTCCACACCACCCTGGATGACCTCCTCGCCGGTATTTAGCCGCGTCGCGACTGTCGGCACTGGACGGCGGGTGTACATTTCCGGACTATACGGAAACAGTGCAACAGCGCAGGTTCCTGAAATCTTCAAACGTTTAGCGACCATTCTGAAAAAATCGCAGAGCGACTTCGACCATCTAGCCAAAGCGACATATTACGTCTCCGATGCGGCAGTCAGCAGCGCGTTGAATGACTACCGTCCCCAAGTCTACAACCCCCAACGTCCGCCCGCGGCTTCTAAAGCGGCAGTGCGCGGCGTGGGCCGCACGGGGCGAACCATCACGCTCGACATGATTGCCGTCATTCCCAACTAA